The genomic region ACTTGTGACAAGAAAGAGGTTGAAATGTCTCTGTGAGTCTTTTCCAATCCCGAAAGGGATGGATAACTTGCCAGTTGTCAccctttaaaaatttaaaaattaaaaaaattaaaaagtagcATGTTGgagttctaaaaaaaataatggggGTATTTTTGGAACATGAGGGATATGGGGTGCAGCCACAGATGGTAGAAGGGCATACACAAACATTGCCAACGACGACCAACAGAACTTCACTCTCGCACCTTCAATCCAGACAACAATAGCCGGAGCACGGGCGGCTTTTGATACAGATTCAGGGAAGATCTTGTGGACAGCTGCAAACCCTTGCAAAGAAACTTCCCAGGCACCTGTGGCAGTCACTAATGGTTTGTTTTGGCTGGGTCTGTAGCGTCGAACGGTCCTGCATATGCCATGGATGCAAGCACTGCAGACGTAGAATACTGGTGCTACAATATACGGGGATATTTCGGCAAGCGAACGGTGCACATTCGTCCGGAGTGGGTGTTCAGTTGCCCTGGCCAGGTTTCACCCTTCTTGGACAGCCCGGACTAAACTGTTTGCTTTCTGCGTTGACAGTAATAAAATCATTGCAAAAAAGCAAATGAACTTTTGAATAACTAACAGCTGTAAATATCATAACTGCAAATTCGATCGGTAGCAAACTATCCAGTAGAAAACCCAAGTATTTAACAAGCAAAAGAGAATCATCGCTCGCTTTTGTACATAATTTGATGAGACAGAATATCACAAACATCAAACCTAAAATGTCTCCAAACTGTCAAATAACCCTAATGCTAAGTAAGAGAACAAACTTGATCGGCACATACAACACTGATCACTcaacacatcaatcttggtttcAACAATAACTTAATCACAACAACAACGAAACCTGAAACTGCATATGAGTTGGTATTTTTCTCTTTCCCTGCCCTCGATACACTTCCATGGAACAATACCTAGTCCGAAGTCACCTCCTCCACTCTGGTTGGATCGCCTTATCTGAAATTGGCATTACCCACAATAAAGGACAATTAGAATGCATACCACATATTTCAACCCGATTCAAAGACACCAAGACAAATGATCAACAAGGAAACgggaaaaaaattcaatactCAAAAAGTAATAAGTCAGTGTACAATTTCAGCATAGCCTTCTCTGAGTCTAGAAGGAAAGTTGGTTGTGACAGCTTCGCCTAGATTAAGCATTCATGTTGAACTCAAcgataatatacatataatactGAGACCAAAAGGTCAAGTGCGCTGTGACAATATCCCAACTTTCACTAGAATGAGCACATGAATGCTTGAAAAGATATGATGCCTAACTCAAGTATATATGGACGGAAGCATTTGCAAGAGAGTAAATCAGACATGCAACTGAAATGCTTGAAAAGATAGGATGTCTAACTCAGTATGCATGGACTGCTTCAAGATATGATGTCTAATTCACAGCTTACCAAAACCATCCCTTGAAGACAATAAAGATCTGTCACTTCTGATTACTCCTTTTCCAGCTTGAAACAGTCCATGTGCCCGTGGGGAAGGAGAACTTAACTTAGTGTTGGTGGAAGTAGACAATGAATGCCGCCTGGTAATAACATTCTTCTCAACAATATCTTGGTCAAACCTGGGGGAGCCCTGTCCTCTCAGCCTAGCTTTTGCTGATGCAGTTGGTGCCATATAACTAGGGACTCTTGGTGTGTTATGAACCCCATTCTCCTGCTGTTCAAACTTCATAGGTGTGTTATGAACACCATTCTCCTGATGTTCAAACTTCATAGGTAGAGAAGCCCTTCTCTGGCTGGTTTTCGTATCCTCATTCCCGATAACATGATCCCTTGAGCTTGGCTCCTGATTTATTGCTTGAAATTCTTCACTTGTCCCATTGTTCTCCAATGGTTGCACGTCACCAGAAGGATGGTCATCTAACTTTTCCATGGGTGCATCTGCTGAAGGCAGCTCCACACTTCCTTCTAGATCAGACTGTTTTGACACAGCAACTGCCATATGTTCAATCTTCTTGGAAGTTTCACCAGTGCCTTGCTCCGAATCATCAGGAGCAGCAGAAACCAAACTCTTCACAGTACTGTGCTTTGGTCTCTCATCACCAACTAATGACCGATCAGAAACCACCTTCTTGGAATCAGAAGATTTTCTCACATTACTTTTAACCTTCGCAACTTCTGAAGGGCTAGAAACTTTCCTCAAATTGCGTTTAGTCTTTTCAGAATCAGGAGTGACATGTTTTGACCCATTTTCAACATTTGCACCGGACAGTCTCTGAACACTTCTTTTTGGTCTGGCCTTTTCAGTTTCTTTTGTTTGACCCTTTTCATGCTTCCTACGAGACCTTGAATCAGGGTTTTTCTTCGGTTGTACAACAGGTTCCCAAAAGCATGACCTGGTCCAGCGCTCAAGCCACACCCAGGATGAGTTAGGTTCCCCTGGACCGTACTCCAGACGTAGAGGAATTGAAGTACGCAATGAAGCCAAAatctgaaaacaaaaataataatcaaataaactgttttctttttctggcaATCAAATGCCGACTTTGGCCCAGCAGTAAAAGTGACAAAGAGGTACAGGCACAGATCTGTCATCATGTTCCCCTTTTTAAGATCACCACCTAAGGTCTTACTCAGTTCTGAAAACTGGTTTTTGGAGCCATAAGTTGCATGCCTCTCCTTATTACGTTTGGCAGAACATCATTACAAGTAATAAAAGCATATAAATACCAGAATATTCCCCCATACACCTAGGTGATAAAACAGTACTGGGCTTAAAGGAAATGCCCCCTGTGATACATTGTGCTGCTTTACAAACTTAAGCTAATTTCAGTATACATCTTATAATGATCCAAAGAATTGATAGTAAATCTTACCTTCTGaacaaaaacaattttggaCAGCCTCTCCACCTGTGAATATGCACTTACTCCAGATAAATTAAAACATGTAGCACCCTGATtcatgacaaaaagaaaaattattggtATATAAGTGGCAATAAATTGCATGTTCAGTGGCAACAAAAGTTAGGAATGAAAGAATATACAGACAGGCTTTTGCTCTTGTTTGAAAAAGTAACCAGAAAGTACATACACACCTCAACCAAAACATCAGAATGTCTAGCAAGTTGACCACGAATCAGAGCCTGAAACTTAACAATCCCCTGGACACAGAATAATGTGGATACAGCTTGTCTTCTAACCAAGTAACCACGAATAAGTGCTTGCAGCCTCACGATTCCCTTAAGAGTCCGATATGCACGGCGAGCCTTCAAAGTTTAAAGATAATTAGTTTCCATCAGTAGTTGGAAGGTTGGTCAAAAAATATTCTCCACGTACTAATATCATCTCACAGAAGTACAACAGAAAATGTTTGGAAATATTATTAAGCATAATTTTTAAGCAAAAGCAGAACATCAATGGGGAAGAAAGTACCACATAGCCCCTGTAAGCGCTTTGCGCCTTTGTGGCAGCTTGCTCTTGCTTGATCGTCTCAAGATCTTCCTGAGAAGTCGAACTCAAGATAGCTTGCGCTCGGCCATCTTCCCTTGCAGATGACATTATAACCCCATCATTGGGCAATTTTTCAGCTACTGTGATCTCAGAACCCACTTCATTACTAGCAACAGCCTCAATCAGTGGTGGCGAAACCAATGTTGGTGATATCAGCGGAGCACTCACAGTTAACTCTGAAGAGAACAGTGACTCCCCTTTATTTGTAGATTTCTGTGAAACCAGAACAACATCATAAGTTACAAATTAGAACCTAATGACCCACAAGACGAAAGAAAATTAATAGATAGGTTCCAACGTGCATCTTAGTAATACCTCCCTTACTTTGGAAAAAGTAGACTTGGATGATTTCTTCCCAAGAAGCAAGTTCTTGATCCATTTCCCCGGGGTTTTTCCCATTGCAAAAAGTTAAACGCAGCCCACGATGCTTAATACGCAGAAACCTGCACGTACATACACAAATTGAGCCATGACAGTACCTAGCTACCAGCTGAACTTGTTGAAATTAACCAAAAACCTAATCGCAAAACCCATTTGAAAACAGAAAAAGTAGGGTTCTAAAACAAATGGTCTGCTCAGCTGAATATTATATGCGAACCAAAATTCAAaccctaaaatttaaatttaaaaaaaaaaggaaaaaaatcaagTATATACAGAAATGCTGAAACAGAAATAACGAAAATAATCGAACAAAAAATTTATATGCGATAAATTGTAAGGTTGGAGAAGGAAATATGAACATGAAAATTTGGGGGAATAAAATTCAAAGCTAGTGAAAGATCGAGGCCGTTCGATCTAAGCATTTCCGGGAAATGCAGTACTGAGAAACCCTAAAGCCTCTCGGCAGTACGGAACAAAGAAAAACGGGAGACGAAAATAAGAGGAGTACCATAAACTGGAGAAGGAGAAGACGAAGAGGGAGTAGTACGATGGCGTTTTGGGTCTGCTGCTCCACCGGCGACTGTGGGGTGAGCTCCCTCTGCTTTTTCACTGTTAATTTCACCTGAAGAACTTGCAAAATTAGAAACTGAAATTTAATAAGGTGACGACAAGAAATGGAAAAATATTCCCGCAACGAGGAGGGAACGACGACGTTTGTGGTGGGTTCGCTTTGTTTATATGGAATGTGGACCCCAGCCCAATTTTGGGTTGACCCAAAGAAGGAAAGCAGTTGGCCCAAATTTAGAGCCCAAGTTTTTGTTAAGATTGTGTTGCTGTGATTCGATTTTGCAATTGGATTTTGGATtactgtttgttttgtttaacaaTAGTATTTAATGATTGTTTGAAGATCACATCAATCTTTTAGTATGATTACTTGAAAGAAGGAATAGTTGTTGATGTTAAAGGTTCAGAGAGACGGTAGCGGTTTTTCATTAATAACACTGGTATTGTCCTTACTAACTCACTATTGCAATCGATATGTATAGGATTTGTACGCAAAAGATCTCGATTCAATTAGGAGTGAAAGCATGTGATATGAGTTGTGAGTTATTTCATGAGATGGACAATGTAAGACTTTTTACTTTGGTCTACACTTATTCATGTACTCTCACAAGGACCAAACATACTGAATTTGAGTACCATTGTACTTGATGTAGGTATAATTTTCAATACACTAGAGCATCTTTTATGAGAGTGGTCTAGCAAACTGACTATGATTATATTGGACAAATTGACCTAAAAAGAATGTTAGCGTTGATGCATGGGCACatgcactgttctaaaaatttccGTCTATGTCCCGCCTAGACTCTAGGCGGCTGGCCACCGTCCcaattaatgcctaggcatttgaTAATTAAGAAATAGCGCCTAGACCTGCTGAGACAcccgcctaggttgcgactcacttagacaaaaaatagataactttcattttgcattttatttttttcaataaattgtaagcgacttgttgaatacttaaatgagcatacattatatgtttgttccccatgttttcattacgttccaatacttcataatatatgtgtcattctattttgtagtttatgatgaaattatatatatatatatatatatatatattaagtataaataatgacttatttacatgaaatataatggatttagTTAAATCCACCTAGGCGCCCGCCTAATCGCCTAGACACTAGGCCCCAACTCGCTAcccaactagcgcctagcgtcttttagaaccttgggcGCCTGATGATACATACTTTTGTGAGCGTCCACACACGGTTAATGTTAACACAAGTCTTCTAATAATTGCAATTTTGGGTTCTAATTCCTCATGCAACGTTTCTTAGTTTATCAATGCATAAGGCAACAAACAACCCATAATCTTTTACTTAATTAATGTATATGGAATATTAGGAATAATCCAACTTGATGGAATCTTTCACCCAAAAAAATCGAATAGAATAGCACCAAGATGTTAAACATTAACACAAAAATACTCATTAAATTCAAGAATATATTCCATCAAAATATTGAAGGGATGCGAACGAGTCGTCATTTTGCAAATTGCAAGCGAAGCTTTCAGCTTTGCTTCCAATAGAAAGAAcaaaacacgtaaaacacagaTAAAAACAATTAGTGTCAGGCTGGCCGCATCCCactgaattattaatcacttgtaaacaactgaaaagaaaatggaTTCGGTGGAACTAATACCTAAATTAATCAAAGCATCCAATTCTTTCTCCCCCTGTGTCTTACTCGCACACACACACCGACACAGCCTCGCACAAAACGACATATAATGCAATGCAATCCTTATTTTCCATGGATTGAGATCTTCTTACTTCAGAGTTCACGAATTGAGCAATTCAAACCGTTTAAAAGAAAGATGGATATCTAAGTGTTAGAGAAAGAAATTGTGTATGAAGTAGGCCAATgaaattaactaataaaaatcacaaaatttaaattaaatggttTAGATTGCTCGGTTAGCAGACTCTGAAGCTTGAGATCTAAAGACGATGTCAATCCATTTTCTATTGACATGGACGCAGGAGGACGTTCTGTCATGTGAATCATAAATGCACAGATATTTTTAGCAAGTCATTTGCATCCACGGAAAGTGACCCAAGGTAGTCCTTTTCATGCACTAAATTCATTTCCCTGATTGAGAACTACAATACGGAAAGGGAGTGATCCGGATCTCATACACCAAAttcatcaaattaattaatctggatccttaaaatttgattcagcGGCTACACAAACAGGGagtccctttaaaagttataataactttagtcgttagatcaaatttaaaGGACTCAAATTAGATGATTAGGTGAATTTGATAGAAGGAATCTGAAGAGGACCTATTTCCTAGATTACCACTACCTTAGTGGTACTCACCGACTCCGTTTGTAAGTTAAAATCTCATATTCAAGTCATATCTCatatatttgaacaaaaaaataaaaaataaaaacactaatATCTTATATTTGGATTTTGAGGCAAAGTAAAATCTAAATTTGAGTTTCAATATCAATTTTAAGGACAAATTTTTCAGTTTGTCAAGAATACGTCTAGTACATCAAATTTTATAATCCAAGTAGTTtagatacttgaaaaaaaaaatttacaaccacttgtattatgatacttTGTGTGTCAGGGCATGTTTCTGACATACTGAAAAATTTATCAAGATTTGAGTCCAAGGTGGAGCCAATttcaaatagaaaaatattGTTCAACCAAGAAAAAGGAGATTTGAGTTTTGAGTTCAATCATCCCCAGTGCACATAAACCAAATTATTAAAGCTCAAATATGATTTTTGAGTTCAACATTTACTCCTCCAATGAAAGACTAAAATCTTTCCTAAGATTTAAGTCTTTGCATTGtagaagaaaaccaaaatatataaatCCACCTACCCTTTGAAACCCAAATACGAGAATATAAGTTTAAAATTTGAGTACTTGcattagagatgctcttatTCATCATTCTCATAACGAATATCATACACttcacttttaaaaaaataaaagtacaaCCTAAAAATACCGTATAAGtgtttttagaataaatatgcGTCATACGTATTTagattttagtaaaaaaaattcaatgtgtTATTTGAGATTGTAATTTTGCGCAGCCGATTCTACTGTTCGTCGTAAACTGTTGAACACGTTTGGTGATGAATAATTTTACGTGAAAACAAAAAGGCGTCGTGATTTCATCATGGGAACTGGGAAGTAGAAAAAGGCTGGCTTTTCACGAACCCCACGTGGCCACGGCGCCCTAGTAGGTTTGCCATGATGTACGTGGTCAACATCCAGCCTTTGAATCAGAGCCATGTTGACCTAATTTATATCCCATTTCCGAACAAACACTGCAGAATGGTAGAAAGTGGAAACTCAAACTTTGAAAACCCAGTTTGCTGCTTAAAATAACAGTTCGCGTACCGCAGGATCGGGATCGGCTATGTTGAAGTGTCTACGCCATCTTGTTACTGGATCGGTATTTCAAGTTAATAGCGTACTGTTTCGGAGATTGTTATTTTAGATAAAGATCAACTGGCACAGAATAGATTCACAATCACATGACGTTTCGTCCAATTATAATAAGTGACATTGtattatttaactaatattTAAAAACCATTTTGTGTAAGTCCTCATGCAGATGGGTTGGCTTGCATTGTCTCTTTGTTCTTGAACTTGACTGAATCCACTAGCACTGTCTGGTTCTTGCTTTGCTCCGCTTCAAATTCTGCAATTTCAGTCTTTTCAGATCTGTCATTCTCTCCACATTAGGTTTCCCAGTTCCCCTCCTTTCTGTTGAAATTCTAGTCCTTTTCCTTCATGATTTCATCACCCTCACCAATTTTAGTCTCTCACTTCCAACTGCAAAACCTTTTCTTGTCACCTTGCCTCACCAAACCAAGACCTTTCTGCTCCTTACCTGCTTCCTTCTTATTTTACCCACTCCTCATCACATTTCTGGAAAGTTCTTGAATATACCGAATTTAACGGTTGAATGTGCGCTGAAGAATCCAGCGGAGTTGACCGGATGAACCTGAGCCGCAGGGCAACTTGGACTAATTAGCTTTTCTGGGTTAATCTcgttttcttcaaaaaaaaaaaatgaacaactTCTGGGTTCCTATCTGTTTCTTGCTTCTCACTCTATCCATCTCCTCTCAAATCTCAACCGCTCAGCTCAGTCCAAGCGAGGTTCGAATCCTCTTCCAAGTGCAAAAGCTTCTCGAATACCCCGAACCTCTTCAGGGATGGACGAACTGGACCAACTTCTGCTTCCTCCCTTCCTCCCCCTCCCTCCGGATCGTCTGCACAAACAACCGCCTAACCGAATTAACCGTCACCggaaacaaaaccaaaacctcCCCTCCAACACAGGTCACTCTGTCCAAGTCCTTCTCCATCGACTCCTTCTTCACCGTCCTCACCAAGCTCTCCAACCTCAAATCCCTCTCATTGGTCTCCCTCGGCCTGTGGGGCCCGCTGCCATCGAAGATCAACCGGTTGTGGTCGCTAGAAACGCTCAACCTCAGCTCGAACTCCATCTCCGGCGAGATACCGCCCTCCCTCAGCTCGATCAAGAATCTGACGAGCATAAATTTGGCTGACAATCTCCACAACGGAAGCGTTCCGGATCTCAGACCTCTAACATTTCTCCAAGAAATCAACCTCGGAAACAACAAACTGGGTCCTGGATTTCCCTCGTTGAGAGACAGTATTCAAATCATCGTTCTCAGAAACAACTCCATGAGATCTGATATTCCGGCAGGACTGAAGAATTTCGATCAGCTGACGAAACTGGACATCTCCTACAACAAATTTGTGGGTCCCGTCCCATCTTTCCTCCTCTCGCTGCCCTCCATCCAGTTAATCAATGTTTCCAAGAACAAGCTCAGTGGTGCCCTGTCATCCAACGCAACCTGCGGTAAAAACCTCATAGTTTTGGACATTTCCCAGAATTTTCTGATTGGGAAGCTGCCCACCTGCGTCGGATCGAACTCGAAGGCTTCGAACAGGACGGTTCTGGATTCGTGGAACTGTTTGTCGGGTGGGATCTCGAAGTACCAGCATCCGTATGCCTTTTGCCACAAGGAAGCTCTGGCCGTGAAGCCGCCGGTTGAAACTGCagggaagaaggaggagaacAGGATAAAGCT from Pyrus communis chromosome 4, drPyrComm1.1, whole genome shotgun sequence harbors:
- the LOC137731215 gene encoding protein IQ-DOMAIN 29-like isoform X2, which translates into the protein MGKTPGKWIKNLLLGKKSSKSTFSKKSTNKGESLFSSELTVSAPLISPTLVSPPLIEAVASNEVGSEITVAEKLPNDGVIMSSAREDGRAQAILSSTSQEDLETIKQEQAATKAQSAYRGYVARRAYRTLKGIVRLQALIRGYLVRRQAVSTLFCVQGIVKFQALIRGQLARHSDVLVEGATCFNLSGVSAYSQVERLSKIVFVQKILASLRTSIPLRLEYGPGEPNSSWVWLERWTRSCFWEPVVQPKKNPDSRSRRKHEKGQTKETEKARPKRSVQRLSGANVENGSKHVTPDSEKTKRNLRKVSSPSEVAKVKSNVRKSSDSKKVVSDRSLVGDERPKHSTVKSLVSAAPDDSEQGTGETSKKIEHMAVAVSKQSDLEGSVELPSADAPMEKLDDHPSGDVQPLENNGTSEEFQAINQEPSSRDHVIGNEDTKTSQRRASLPMKFEHQENGVHNTPMKFEQQENGVHNTPRVPSYMAPTASAKARLRGQGSPRFDQDIVEKNVITRRHSLSTSTNTKLSSPSPRAHGLFQAGKGVIRSDRSLLSSRDGFDKAIQPEWRR
- the LOC137731215 gene encoding protein IQ-DOMAIN 29-like isoform X1; translated protein: MGKTPGKWIKNLLLGKKSSKSTFSKVREKSTNKGESLFSSELTVSAPLISPTLVSPPLIEAVASNEVGSEITVAEKLPNDGVIMSSAREDGRAQAILSSTSQEDLETIKQEQAATKAQSAYRGYVARRAYRTLKGIVRLQALIRGYLVRRQAVSTLFCVQGIVKFQALIRGQLARHSDVLVEGATCFNLSGVSAYSQVERLSKIVFVQKILASLRTSIPLRLEYGPGEPNSSWVWLERWTRSCFWEPVVQPKKNPDSRSRRKHEKGQTKETEKARPKRSVQRLSGANVENGSKHVTPDSEKTKRNLRKVSSPSEVAKVKSNVRKSSDSKKVVSDRSLVGDERPKHSTVKSLVSAAPDDSEQGTGETSKKIEHMAVAVSKQSDLEGSVELPSADAPMEKLDDHPSGDVQPLENNGTSEEFQAINQEPSSRDHVIGNEDTKTSQRRASLPMKFEHQENGVHNTPMKFEQQENGVHNTPRVPSYMAPTASAKARLRGQGSPRFDQDIVEKNVITRRHSLSTSTNTKLSSPSPRAHGLFQAGKGVIRSDRSLLSSRDGFDKAIQPEWRR